A segment of the Hevea brasiliensis isolate MT/VB/25A 57/8 unplaced genomic scaffold, ASM3005281v1 Scaf417, whole genome shotgun sequence genome:
GACTTCACAATTCTTGAGCACACGAAAAATGTTTATAGCCATCCTAAGTTTACCATCTAATCACTGGAGAAGTACAGGAAAACATGAACCCAAAGTTCAAATTCTTTCACATTTTTTACCAGATGAAAATATATGTAGGGCAACTAAAATAGGCATATTTTTGTTTTGAGACAAACCATTCTTATAAGGATCCAACAGAGTGAAGTAGATAAGTTCGTAAGGTCCAAATATTTCGTTATCAGGAATTCCCCATCCGGTGAACTTGCTCATGATACGGAGAACCTCACTTGTATTAAAGAGATGAGAACTTTTGTTGCTAGCATCATAGACAGGAAATAGCTGCAAGTACATTTTCAATCTAGGTCCTACTTCCCATTGGAAGTTCTCAAGGTATAACTGATAAAGTTCCAAGTTGAGACCAGAGGTCAAATATTCTTCAAACATATATTTGTACTCTAGAAAACTGAAGAATCCAGGACTTTTCAATCGATATCCAACGAGCAGAGGGGCAGCACAAAAACAACGTACAGGAGATGTTGGGGAATATACGTAAGGACATGCTTGAAGGGGACAGCTATCGGTAGTGTTTGTCAAACCCTGCTCGTCTAAATCTTTGTTTTGATATCCACAAAATTGGAGCAGGTTGGAATTTGAGCATAAAGGGTTGCCTTGCAGCCTGAAAATTATTCGGAACTATTAGGGCGTGTAAAGGCAAACACATACATCATTAACATCAGGACATAAAATGTTATGAAAGTATGAAGCAAACCAGAGTGAAACATTCTGAGGGAGACTAATAGTGCCATCACCAGAAATGTTTGTGAGTCTATTGTTCTCAAAATCCCTGAAACATCAAAGAGTGGAAAAACCATTCATTAGAAAAAGGGCTGTGAGATACTACAAAATTATAGCCCACCGAGAGATAAAACGTTTGTTCTTAACAGTTATGCTGAAAGCCACTAATGAGATAAACTCTTTATTTTAGATACTGATGATAGATGCTCAAGAGAGCTAATAAATTGGAATTTGTGTTTGCATTCACCACAGTTTTACCAAGAAAAACAATGACATTTTCATTTCAGATCTTACAAGATAAGTTCTTCAGATGCATTCAGAGTCCGACTTTGCCAAAGGGTAGATGGAATGGAGCCATTCAATGAATTGTTTGCAATTGACCTGTCATGGAAAATGGTTAAGCCATTTATTTTACTACAGAAAACAGAGTTCAATTTTTTCCATGTGTATTATCTAATTTATTAGCATAAAAAACTGGCAGCTTTAATAGAGACATAAATCAAGACAGAATTTGGCTCAACAAAACGTAACCTATTGTAACAATTAAGAAATGAGAAAGTTAAGAAAATGCTCACAATCTTTGAAGAAGAGGCAGGCCCGAAAAGTTGGCAGGAATACTCCCGGTAAGCTTATTGTTAGATAAATCACTGCAAACATTGGTTAGCTAGTGAAAATCACTTTTGAAGAAAAATCAATAGTAGCATAACCTTCAAGATTTCAAATACTAAAGACACTTGGAGATTATTTTAAGTAAATACCCATACATTTTATTCTGGCTAATGATGCAAAAATGCAAATGGTGCAAGATATTGAAATCTTACATGGTTGTAATATTGTCAGAAAGCCTTTCAGCAGGTATGGATCCATTTAGCTGGTTTGAACTGAGGTCTCTGAAAATTATATCCAAATTTGTAAGTGAAAAGAAGAACCAGCACAGATcttaaaataggaataaataaaAGTTTATTCAGTCTAATGCATTTCAAATTCCATTTGGAAAGCCACAACTTGCAATTAATGGTTCAGAAAGGAAAACTCGATATATAAACTTACAGATATCCAAGGTTTGGTATCCGGCTCAGGTCAGGGATTGGACCTTGCAAATTACAGTTTCTCAGACTCCTGATAAGGCCAAAGAAAACGCagagaaaatgtaaattaaataattaaatgcaGAAATATTGTAACCAACATGCTTCGACTATAATTTGGAAGCTCATTAAGCTTCTAACTTGTGACACCCAGTTGACATGATATATCCCCATTTCAACTACAATACATAATTTATCTTCATTTCAGCCATGGATGTTGCTACCTTAATGTTCATAAAGGTGCAAATGAGATAAGCCAAGCTGAGTATGATAGTCTTCAATCTTGGTTCATCCTATTTTAAGTTAACTCAAGCTCAAACTGAGTTCAAATTGAGTTCAAATTTCACTATTCAATCTTGGTTTGAATAGAAGATACCGAGCTTAGTGCTACAATCAAGGCTTAAGCAAGAAACATTTTTTGAGCATTTCCAAATAATCTATTTACAACTTTCACCATTAAAGTAATAAAAAAAGGGAAATTTTCAAAAAAGCATCCTGCGATTTCACGCCTTATGACTTAAGTGACAAAAGTTTGCTTTTCACCGAATAGGTGCCCTATGGTTTTTCATCTTTACTTTATCTCTTACTCCATATAATGCTGTTAATCATCCATAATTAAACTAAGTGGAAGCCACATCAGCAAGACATTAACGGGAGGAGGTATAGAGTAAGAGCACGTAACCACATGGTACAtatttggtaaaaaaaaaaaaaaaaaaaaaaagcttttgtCCTTTAGCGGTAAAGCACAAAACCACATAGTACTTTTTTGAAATTACccctaaaaaaaaaagattaaactcCAACAAACCCTACTGCAATTGACTCATCCACAGGAGCCAAATGGCCTCAAATTTTCAAATGAAAGAACAGCCTGAGGCCTCTTTATAAGGAGGAGGTGATGCCCTCCCTATATTACTTGGGGTACCTATATTCCAACGCCAATAACTTCTagcttaattatttattttattcataTGACTACCACTACAAATATCCCAAAACATACTATAGCTTTAAACTAGTTTTCCACTAAAAGATGAAATTCTTGCAGCTTAAAATTGGTTACCTAGCAACTTATATCAAGCTTCAAACTAgtcatataacaaatacaaaaaaaCCCTATTCCTGAACATATTTGGGCTTCACCATATACATGTTCTTTTGTTTATTAGCGAAACCTAAATATTTATGCTCATAAGTCCATTTCTTCGAACTTTATAGATAAAAAAGGAGCTACTAACAATCTTGACCATGAGTTATTCACTGAGTGAGATGCATGTTCATTTAGACCCCTATGGCTGTgtgctaaaattttaattaagaggAATAAGTATTAAGAAATGGGTTGCCTTGAACTGAACAATGGATCATCAAGCGAAGAGGCTTTGATGCCACATTGATGAACCTCTCAATCTAAAGGCTCCAACTTATAGGTGACGGCTCAATAATACATCCTATGGTAGAAATATACAATTAATTCAAAAGCCTAAGCTTGTTACTTGAACCAGCCCAAGCATTATGTTAAGAGGTCTTATCTTGTCTGTTCATCAATGTGAGATTTAACTCTTTAACAATGGTCCACAGACCTAAAGACATAATCCCAtccataatttatatataaatgccAGCAAACTGCTATGTGGCCTCCTAAAAGCACTTACAAATGTCAGATTGCATTTTGCACTTACAATTTCAACAGTTTAGTCATGTCGCCATAAGAATCCGGAATTGTTGCCCCATCAAAGTTGTTGTTATCAAGTTGACTGAAAAAGACAAAAAAGAAATCAAGGCAACATAAAATAGTTAGAACAGAATCTACAAAGATAAGGTCTATTATAGGGGAGCAGACATAAGGAAAGATGAAATCCTGCTTCATCTCTAGGGAAGTAGAGAAACCATACAGTATAAGTAAGTTTGGCAATTCAGAGAACTGTGGTGGAAGATATCCAGATAAGTTGTTGCTGTCCAGAAGGCTGAAAACACATTAACAACAAATGAGCATAGTAAGTGATCAGAACAAGAAAGGGTATAATTAAACTGAACTGAAGATGTTCATGGACCCTGCTATAGCTGCAAATAAATGACACACTTCTCATACGAGTCTAGCCAATTTCCAACTTACAAGTGAACAAGTTTTGGTAATCTGGATAGTTCCGGTGGGATTTGCCCGCTAATCGAATTGTTGTTCATGTGACTgcccaaaaggaaaagaaaatataaatatgaagtGAAAATTATGTAAAAGAATCAATATGTCCCAGCACTGGTTTTTAGGCTAAATAGCATCAGAGAAACTCTTACAAGTGCTGTGTACTGTTCAAGTTTGCAAATGAAACTGGGATTGATCCCGATATATGGTTCTGATCAATCTGTATTCTGTTCAAGATTGGAAGATTGCCAAGCTCTTCAGGCAAGGGACCTGTTAATTGGTTTCCATTCAGAAGCCTGAAAGCATAAGTATCATAGAATAAGAACTCAAGATATATGTGTAGCGCATAGTAATGCAGCAATAAAATAACTATATTCAGATTTGTGCCTTCGTCAATATTAAGTGAATGATATTATAAAAAGAAAACTGCAAAATTTAAGATCACAAAACTTTTCAATGTCTAAGTTGATAAGCATATTTGCACTATCTGCTCAATAAGAAAAGTGGTAGTTTAACTTACAGGAGTACCAAAGATTTTATGTTTCCTATCTCCTTCGGTATACTCCCACTTATGTTGTTCCACATAAAATCCCTTCAACAAGATCAAAAGAGAATGGTTATCATCAGGAAGGAGAAAAAAACAGTGATATAAATATCCATTCCGATAGAGAAATTTTAAGGGTACAGAAAGTAATCTGTGCCTTACAAAATTTCCATATAAGATAAGAGACCAAGTGACGGTGATAAAGTTCCAGACAGATTCATATTAAGTAGTTGCCTGCAAAGAAAATAAATGTAAAGAACATTTCGTTACAATTTTCTCATTTAAAAAAAAGGCCCTGAAGATACCTACATTCAGTTTGTAGACAAGTGTCCTTGAAACTATGTCTAATTATCAGAGTTTTTGAGTTGTGACAAGAATACAGCTGCTAGATACTGCTTGTCGAAAGTAGCAGTAAACTTTGAAAGCAACAATAAAGCAATCCAATTAATTGtaccaaagaaaaaaaagaagtcaTTATAGATTCTCAAATTCATTAAAATTTGATGATCTACTTTTaaaaattggtcaattttcagcacATAGCTTCTACACTTGAAGGATGATTATGTTGAGCATTAAATAAACTGAAAAAATTTGAGAAAGTTTGTTCTTTGCAACAAACTAAAATAGAATTGTTTGTAACCAAAAGAAAAAAGCAACCTAACATGCTCTTGAAAGGAAAAGGTACAAAATTATACAGTTCTCTAACATGCAGATAGCCATCATCCTTTGTTTCATTGAAGCACAAAACTCCAGTCCAATTTGATGTGCATGGGTCTCCACGATTCCAATTGCTCAAATTTTTGTTGATATCAATCAAACTGCTCTTGATATCCCGCAATGCACTCACTGCAAATTTAAACATTTATCATACTAATTATTTCGTTTGCTTGACCAACTAAATATTATTGAAGAAATAATAAGATCGTCCTCATTTCTTTTCACATTTCTTTTATCAGAAATTAACATTAAACCAAAAGTTAGCCTGTTTCCAAGATCATCCAATACATGAATATGATCAATAGTCCTACTCTTCCATAAAAATAACTCTTGGAACTGACAAAATTTACTCTTTTATCACctgaaatcatttaattcacacatatataattattttttaaattaccaTAACATTaatgaaattgatttgaatttCTGATTAAGAACTTTATGTACAAGCACTTTTACATCACCACATATTAATTCAATGCATTTCTAAGACTATAATTGCAGGATAAAACTTGTCAATGATTAGTTTAGAAAAGTTCTTTCTTTAAACTAAAACAAAGGGAAATGAAAGATAAGAGCAACAGTTCAAGCAAAATCACCTTCTGAAGAATGAGTAATGCCATCTTGTGCTTCAATGAGGAGAGGAGACCAACACAGCCACACAAGCAAAAAAGCTCCAAAAGTGAAAGTTCTTAATATAGGCATCCCAAGAATGGAAAACCCACCAGAACTATGAAACATCTCCTGCTACCAAAAACTAAAAACCCTTAAAAATTATCCAAATATTCCTCCTAGTAACAAGAAACAAACGACAGAcattcaataattaaaatttaaacaaaGAGCTCATATATACCGACTAAAAGAGCAAGCAAAACCCTCCAACCATTAGCAAACAAAAGAATCAAGAAATGGGTAGACAGAAAAACACACCAATGGTATTGGTAGAAGACTTGAAGATAAACTGAGGAAGAAAAACTAGAAATTAGGAGCTTTGTTTTTGGTATTATTCTGACCAGGTCACCATTACGAATGCAGCAGAGATTTTTGATCATGATGATGATATAGATGATGAAGCTGATAGCCATCTTTTTCACTCACTCCCACTATGCAATATTATTTGTTGAATATAATAAAaggatttataaaaaaatataaaaaagagggagacagagagagagagaaagttaGCGGTTGTGATCCCTCAATGCCTGTAAGAAAACAATGTTTTGCCATGTGGATTTTGACTTTTGTTGGTTTGGAGGCTGATGGGGTTTTAATTCTTTGAATGGTTTTCTTTTGTTTCAAGAACAAACCCTTTAACTGGCGATTGCTGATAGATTTCTTGCGACATGACCAACCCAACCACCACCCAATCAAAAGGGAAAACTCCCTCGATGGTCCCAGTCCAActacttcttctcttttttttttttttttttttcttttttctcattttattaTCATAAATTTGGTTTTTTTCCCAAtgaccaaatatatatatatatatatatatatatatatatatatatatatatatatatatatatatatatatatatatttcaaaaaaaaaaaaagtaagctaCAACTGTGTACAGATTTGGTtgtcttaattttttaatatattttaattaattatatattcaataattttttattttatatataaaataaaaataatgatttAACATGAAGTAATTAAAAAATATTCCTAAAAATTAAGAGCTTGAATTATATTTATTTAGTGCGACATCAACGACATGTTTATGTTCATTGTCccttattgatttttattttttaagatgtataattatttaattaataatatttttaattaaaataattcattAACTTAAAAAAAGTATTAATGGGCTATCATACCAATAGCTGGTCCCAACTACTACCATTATTATATGTGGATGCCGAAGATGTCATGCcgctaataataattaaataaatattgtttgataatgtattattaaatttaaaattccaaCTTGGCACTTGCATGTTCAATTACTGAAGTAAAAATCTCTTTAGGGTCTGTTTTTTCTGGTGGCCTCATTCtggcaaaatttttttttttctgttttctttttttagtaaagaaaattatttatcttatttatttaattaattgagaaAGTTATAAACGTGAAGAAAATTTATCGAATTTGTTGATTTATACACTCTtcttacttttattttttataaaataaaaaaaaattattaattaaaaataaaatataaaaataagaacaaatcaatatatatttttatataaatgaaaaaaatagcttatattaaaaataatatagagaatttgaaaattataatagtgttaatagAGAGCATATAAGTTAGTTAATAGGCGGActgtgtattttattttttaattttattatcttattaaaaataatttacatctCGTATACTactcttcttaaaaaaaaaaaacaaaataactcactaataaataaataaaataattgtattaaagaagaaaaacataacaaaatCATACACTTAATATCTACCTATAAGAAAATATCTAAGAGTTTATTTCCTCAACATAATCTATCAACAatgataaatattataaaatatattctgAATTTGTTATAAATAGATgtaaatttgaaaattattaggaaaaatataaaaagaaaagataaaaaagaaAGGGTATGATTGTCAATGATGAAAACACTTATCTATACCTATTTAAAAAAGAGATTAAGAAAAATAATGAGTGTTTAGTATAGGTGATTCAGCACTCTTATCTTTTAAGCAAAATATTTGATTCTCGTGGATAGAGATTATGCTCATTGTGAGCGTTCCACCTCTTAATGGACCAATCCaacattaatatgattaattttgttCTATTACGCCAGAGATACCTatgtaatataaaaaaaataataataataactcaaTTACTAACCGACTCttcttattttaatattattattagtatATAGGTGAAAATCTTACCGTATTAATGGATGAGATTTTGAGAGATTTAGATTCATGTATGATACCCTGATTCTCTACGcattttaaaaatattagcaGATCAATTAAATTAGCTTTACAATTTGTTTTAAAGATTAGTTGCCTTTTGATCAATTCCAAAAAGTTGCTCTGCAAAATCAAAAGAGGCAGGCAGTAGGTTGGAATTAAGGTCTACTTTgtagattttaaatttttaatgtcTCACTCATGTAATAGACATTTCAAAGGCTTGTAGGAGTAAATAAAAGAGTAGTTCAACCATTTTTGgaagttgattttttttaaagTCATGTttgaatataataaaatttattatcatttttataaatgatttataaattttattgtaatttttcaatgaAATTAATAAGTATGTCCTAACTTTTGGTAATATGAAAATCTTTTTTTATCTaaactttttatttaaaaaaattccacaattattgaaaaaaaaaagtaaaattaaataaaagaatatatatatatatattcaacctttcgttaataataatttaaatcattacttttttcagaaatttaaatcattattttaaaaatatattaaaatacttttaatttcACAATAATTTACTCCgttttattgttaatttaattttaattaaatattagttaCTAGTAAGAAGTTTATTCTTCTCTATCGAGATtatctattaaaaaaatattttaattatttatatttatttttttaatgagaaaattatgttatatttatcttataattttattaataaattattacttaaaaaaaatgCAAATATCACTTAATTAAAACTTACTTTATATAATCTAATCCacacattataattttaatttttgagattttaaattaactaatgtactaattctaaaaaataaaaaataattaaaaggatacaattttattttatttaatgaaaGGAAAAAATGAgttgaaaaataaaaggaaaagtttaaaaagttattttttattttacttaaaaaataaatagtaaGAATATTAAAgcgtatttttaaaatttttttttccgaaatgatatttaatgtattttttataatatacataatatTTCTTGTAATTTAATCCTTAATAAAAAGCTTGAAGAGTACAATTATCACTTATTATTGAAGTTGTGAATTAATGAGTTTGACTCTTGGAGCCGCCTTTGAAGATATATGTTATTTGTCAActtttaaataaatgaaaaagacaaTAATCATTTAATGTCTTAAACTAAACTTATAGACATATTACCATAACATGAAAGGTAAATTACAAGCAACCCCATAAATTTCATCTTACAAGCAAACCATCATTGTCTCCCATGTGACGACTCGCACCAATCAGCTGTCAAAAATGTTTAGAAAGACTATATCAATGTGAAAGAAAGTATAAATAGAAGCAGTCAAGGCATTAAAAGAAGTGACTTTAAATTCATCACCTCTAAAGATTTTTAACACAGGACACTAAACTCTTCAAATTGATGTTAATGACACCCATTGAGATGAAAAATAGTCATATAtgtaaaaatgaaattataaaattatttttaaagggtaaaaataaatattgataagaaataaaataaaatttaaatgaaaatataaaaattaaaataaaaagataaagaattaaattatgagtGAAATTTATAcgaaaataaatatattagaaggagaaataataatttttaaaaaatatatactaaaatttataggtaatttttttaattttaaaaattttagaggacaaagtaatttttttttataaatgtattaaaattatttttttaattttagaaacttGTGTGGAGGCCATGGTCCTTTGTAACTCCAAGTTGTGATAGTGCCTctatggaagggcaat
Coding sequences within it:
- the LOC131177353 gene encoding probable LRR receptor-like serine/threonine-protein kinase At1g06840 — its product is MAISFIIYIIIMIKNLCCIRNGDLEMFHSSGGFSILGMPILRTFTFGAFLLVWLCWSPLLIEAQDGITHSSEVSALRDIKSSLIDINKNLSNWNRGDPCTSNWTGVLCFNETKDDGYLHVRELQLLNMNLSGTLSPSLGLLSYMEILDFMWNNISGSIPKEIGNIKSLVLLLLNGNQLTGPLPEELGNLPILNRIQIDQNHISGSIPVSFANLNSTQHFHMNNNSISGQIPPELSRLPKLVHFLLDSNNLSGYLPPQFSELPNLLILQLDNNNFDGATIPDSYGDMTKLLKLSLRNCNLQGPIPDLSRIPNLGYLDLSSNQLNGSIPAERLSDNITTIDLSNNKLTGSIPANFSGLPLLQRLSIANNSLNGSIPSTLWQSRTLNASEELILDFENNRLTNISGDGTISLPQNVSLWLQGNPLCSNSNLLQFCGYQNKDLDEQGLTNTTDSCPLQACPYVYSPTSPVRCFCAAPLLVGYRLKSPGFFSFLEYKYMFEEYLTSGLNLELYQLYLENFQWEVGPRLKMYLQLFPVYDASNKSSHLFNTSEVLRIMSKFTGWGIPDNEIFGPYELIYFTLLDPYKNVIVASPSSSGISKGALAGIVLGAIAGAVTLSAIISLLIVRTHMRDYRAISKRRHASKASLKIDGVKDFTYAEMALATNNFSSSTQVGQGGYGKVYRGILADGTVVAIKRAQEHSLQGEKEFLTEIELLSRLHHRNLVSLVGYCDEEGEQMLVYEFMSNGTLRDHLSAKSKEPLSFALRVRIALGSAKGILYLHKDADPPIFHRDIKASNILLDSNYNAKVADFGLSRLAPVPDIEGAVPAHVSTVVKGTPGYLDPEYFLTHKLTDKSDVYSLGVVFLELLTGMQPISHGKNIVREVNVSYQSGMIFSVIDGRMGSYPSDCVEKFLNLAIKCCEDETDSRPSMADVVRELETIWLMMPESDTKTTDKVTSDPEKLVSSPSSSSMVKHPYVSSDVSGSDLVSGVIPSITPR